A window of Glycine soja cultivar W05 chromosome 13, ASM419377v2, whole genome shotgun sequence genomic DNA:
atttgaCGTTTATCAATTACCCAAGTAGTTGTCAACTCATGGTTCACCCCTTCTCCTTTCATTATGTCTCCCATTTGAGTACtcctcttcttcatcatcatgaTTTTTCCTAAGAGGTATCTTAGACCTGGAAGTAAATTGTAAATCATCCAACCCTGCATTTAGAGTTGTGAATTGTTCTTGAACAACCTTCATGAACAACTTGAGTTCAACATCTCTTACTCCTTCTCCACCACTCATGATTTTAAGTGCTGCAAAAATTGAGTTAGAGAAATAAAATCCTCACACAACACTCTCACGTGTTTACGCTCAAAATATGTTTTGGACACTCAtgttttcactcaatttggctATTTCCCTCTAATAACCTTACCTCTCAACTTCACCTTATGAGTTCTTAAGAAAAAACCTTTAAGGATGATTTTACTCAACAAGAAATAGTTGAGAATGTGATATGATAACTTTAGGAAACAAGAACAATAGAACAGGAACCACAAGAaacttgagattttttttagacaAGATCAAAGAAAGGTGTATAAAGCCAACAATgtaaataagataataattgaCACTTTGGGGGTAATAGATTGAATATAAAGATGAATTAACactttataagaaatataaaatgaattcacactttttctttccttttttctaaATCTTCTTTGATTGTGCAGTAAGTAGTTTGAAGCACTATGTtgaaaactattatttttttctttctttctttcaatctaaaactttttttcttcacaaatttactttttttcttctttttattgcaagaatttttttctcttttttttataatgggtagaaaaagaaacacaaagAGAGTgcaataaatcaagatgaacAAACTTAGACAAAGAGagcaaaagaagagagaaaataagaactagaataaaaatacaacaaaacaaATATGTTGACACAATAGAAGAAACAAACTAACAagcaagacaattttttttggtgagGTCCACCTCAATACATGTTTTTATCAAATCTTCCTCTTTGAACGTCATTGGTATTCGTATCCACTTTAATGGGGTTTACCATAGCAGAAGCTAGTGCAAGTAACACACTTTCATCATAATAACCCAAATTGAGGCTAGGGAAATGTGTCCATACCAGTTTTTCTTACCAGTTTTTGCTGCTAGCGAGATAAAATCCGGGGACCATGTTTGCACTGTAAAGGTGATGGTGAAAGATCATCAATGGAATTTCATTCGTAACCTTTTTGTGATCTTCATCCCTGGTCAAATTTAACCATGAAATGTTCCAGTGTCCAAAATATCAAACCCAACTTTTAGATTCCATAGCCTCATTAGCCTATCCTTCACCATCTGAAAACCATTGCTCTTACCAAGAAGTTTCAGATCAGAGCATTCTGCCAGGGGACATAGACCATCCAATACTGAGTCTTCTATGTGAACCATAGGCTTCAAAAGGTTGCCACCTTCATACTCAATTCTTGCCAAATTCTGCTTGATGAGGTCCACCTTGAGTACTCTATTAATTagtattaatattttcaatCCCTCTAAATTTTTATCCTTTCTTAGTctcttgtatatttttattgctCAAAATTAGTCCATATTTCCACTCATTTTTAGCCcctcatttattaaatatttgagattaatttgagcaataaaaataaatgaataactaaaaatagatttaaaaaatataaagaacaaaaatactgtcaaaaaattaatagaacactaaaagttatacaaaaaattgaggagctaaaaattaaaatctaaaaaagttaaaagaactTAAGTAACCCAAATTTTTGTTATAACCTTTTCCACTATTACTTGAAAAAGTTTATGCTACTTGCATTTTAATTGTCACATGTACTTTTCCtgttaaaggactaaaaatttaAGTAACCCAAGATTTTATAATAACATTTTCCACCATTACTTGGAAAAGTTTATGCtacttacattttaattttgtcacATGTAATTTCCCTGTCAAAAACCAGAAAAGTGAAACTCAATTGATAGTCGTGAAGCCAAGTGCAATACCAATACTACGTATATCCAATATTTTCCATACACAAAATTATCAACTCAAATGTACATGTGCAGCACCggctataaaataaaataaaaaatgaaacaataatattataaaagccAAAATTGAGCGGACAGTtagtttaaataaaatactaagtCACTTTCCCTAACCTATACTAAGTCATTTTCCCATCCTTTAACCCAAAGaagctaaaaatattaaatacccAGAAGCACAATGAACATCAGAACGAGTTCTGAAAGCATATATCTATCTAACATCATTTTTCTACAGTATTGAAATGAGATAAGACAGTTTTGAATTACAAACCTTCTAAAGAAACTCTTAACTAAAACACTTGAAACATAATGATCTCAAACACTAGCAGAATACTTGAATGAGTACACTACTTTGGGAAACAAGAAGAAGGAGAACAAACTGCAGATCCCATCGCAATATAAAATCAGACAATGAATGAAACATCCGTTGCCCTACTCCGCAATGTGATCAAGCTACAAGGACTCAGCGGAAGTTATATCAATTAATCTTTTGCATAGTTAATATGCAATGACAGCAAGAACCTCAATCTATCTTTACTGATGAGAACAAGTAATGCACAAAGTAGAATGACATAAGGAAGCCGATGGTGCCGGTAGACAACATGATTGCAATGGCCATGAGTAGTGAATAACCAAGGTAAAGGGTAGCTGAGACAGGTCCACTCAAACTCCGCAGGTCGAACACCAAGTAGTTAATGGAGTATAAGAAGACGTAAAGAGCCACAGAACCTGATGCGAAGAATGccttccaccaccaccgccagtCTTCCACACAGAGATGCATATAAGTGAGGACCACAGACACTTCAGCACAAACAACAATTAGCAATAGAAGAACTACCAACAGGAAACCAAACACATAATAGAACCTCCCAAGCCAAATACTGGAAAGGATGAAGAAAAGCTCAATGAAGAGGGTTCCAAATGGAAGAGTTCCAGCACCAAGAACAAGAAGCCACGATGGGTATTTACGTGCAGGAATTTCCCTTGGAATCTGGTTAGTGCGTACAGGATATTCAATTGGCTGAGCTTTTGTCCCCATAAATCCTCCAATGAGGGTAAGAGGTACAGAAATGCAGAACCAGAGGAAGAACAGCTCAAAATACAAGGAAATCGGTATGGCACCAGTACTGTTACTGCTCCATAGAATAAAATTCAGTACTGTAAGAATAATGAAAGCAATTCCAGGATAAAAACAAGCAGCCAACCAGGAAATTGATCTCCACCCTTCTGTTGTTCCCTTAATGGTCCTCCATACACGAACGCTGACATAGCCTGCAGCAATTCCCAGGATAAGATATAAGACGATCATCCCTGTTAGTAGCATTCCTCGGGACGCGGGTGACATGAAGCCAAGTGCTGCAAAAACAATAGTAACACCAGCCATTCCAAGAATTTGAATCCCATCTCCAACCATCACACAGAGAAGCTTCGAGCAATCAGGCTCCCTAAACACATCACCCACAACAAGTTTCCATCCAGAGAGCTCCTCGTTCATCTGAGCTTGAGTCTCTTTGTCCAGTTCCTCATACCTCGTTAAGTCCCTTCTCACAGTTCTTAggaaaatgacaaaaacaatACCGGCCAGGAAAGAAATAACCATAAGTGAATTTAAGATTGAGAACCAATGAACTCGGGAACCCTCCATCTTCAAATAAGCATCCCAACGTGATGGCCATCTTATATCACTTTTCACAAATTCAACCTCATATGTGAATGATATCCTTTCCTTCTCTCTTATCACTTGATACTCGTCAAGCTCAGCCGGGCAACTTATAGGAGAAAGAGTATCATACCTCTTGTGCTTTGTCATGACTTCCAGATCATATTTAATACTACAAGGTACAACCTGAAAACCAACTATTTCATAACCTGATGCCTTTTTATTGTCAGATTCTGAAATAATACCCAAACCTTCCTCGCCAGTCCCCACAATTTCAACCCCACTTCCTTCATATTCATGAACCAAGACAGTGAACTTAAGGTGGTTAATGATGTAATCTTCACTGCCATCAGATGGAGTGTATCCAACAGGGAACCCTGTCCACTGGATTGTAACCCCATTTTGGTTGGTAAACCTCATAACAGGCAAGTTGTCAAGGATCATATTCACTTGATACAGATCCCGTGCCCTTTGTTTGAGTAACTTCACCTCGTGCTCATTCAACAGGGGCGTAGTGCAGAGGTAAAGCGTCTCATTAACATTCATCTGGAATCGGTACGGTGAGTTATCGATCTGATCTCCCATCAGAAGTTCTCCAAGATTCTCAGCACTTTTCTTTATGCCGCCATCCGGCTGGCAGTAAGGGAGGCTGTAGTAGTTGTAGGGAAGCTCAGTTTCAATCGAAGTCAACGAATTAACTTTAGCATATATGAGATCTTTATTTGAGTAAGTGTGCATATAGCTTCCGGGGAGATAAAAAGCATTGACTACTTGAGCAAAGACGATGACAAAAAGGAAAACACAGCGGCAGATGAAGGGTATTCGCAACTCCATTTCCTTCAATGCAATACAACAACAGCAGATGCAGAAAAACTTCTCTGTGAATCTTCTTCTAATAAGCTAACTCCCAACCACCAACACCAACACCGGTGCAGTCAATACCAAATCTAGACAAAAgagtaaaacaaaattcaacatcACATGCCaaagataata
This region includes:
- the LOC114381498 gene encoding transmembrane 9 superfamily member 12-like, producing the protein MELRIPFICRCVFLFVIVFAQVVNAFYLPGSYMHTYSNKDLIYAKVNSLTSIETELPYNYYSLPYCQPDGGIKKSAENLGELLMGDQIDNSPYRFQMNVNETLYLCTTPLLNEHEVKLLKQRARDLYQVNMILDNLPVMRFTNQNGVTIQWTGFPVGYTPSDGSEDYIINHLKFTVLVHEYEGSGVEIVGTGEEGLGIISESDNKKASGYEIVGFQVVPCSIKYDLEVMTKHKRYDTLSPISCPAELDEYQVIREKERISFTYEVEFVKSDIRWPSRWDAYLKMEGSRVHWFSILNSLMVISFLAGIVFVIFLRTVRRDLTRYEELDKETQAQMNEELSGWKLVVGDVFREPDCSKLLCVMVGDGIQILGMAGVTIVFAALGFMSPASRGMLLTGMIVLYLILGIAAGYVSVRVWRTIKGTTEGWRSISWLAACFYPGIAFIILTVLNFILWSSNSTGAIPISLYFELFFLWFCISVPLTLIGGFMGTKAQPIEYPVRTNQIPREIPARKYPSWLLVLGAGTLPFGTLFIELFFILSSIWLGRFYYVFGFLLVVLLLLIVVCAEVSVVLTYMHLCVEDWRWWWKAFFASGSVALYVFLYSINYLVFDLRSLSGPVSATLYLGYSLLMAIAIMLSTGTIGFLMSFYFVHYLFSSVKID